From the genome of Populus alba chromosome 10, ASM523922v2, whole genome shotgun sequence, one region includes:
- the LOC118046414 gene encoding protein PLANT CADMIUM RESISTANCE 2 has product MDPSKTGASALEIDTKPQPAYPPPATGIPGGHASHYINENPQHPRHHQQRQLGQQAPWSSGLFDCCSDVPGCCLTCWCPCITFGRIAEITDKGTTSCAVSGAIFGLLMCFTGCSCLYSCLYRSKLRTQYMLEESPCNDCLVHCCCQSCALCQEYRELEHRGFDMASGWQESLQGPSGTVAPSAPVGVQGMTR; this is encoded by the exons ATGGATCCATCAAAGACAGGTGCATCAGCCCTTGAAATAGACACAAAGCCACAGCCTGCATACCCACCCCCCGCGACCGGCATCCCAGGGGGACATGCAAGCCACTATATCAATGAGAATCCGCAGCATCCCCGTCATCATCAACAGCGGCAGCTTGGACAGCAGGCTCCTTGGTCCTCTGGCCTCTTTGATTGCTGTTCCGATGTCCCTGGTT GTTGCCTCACGTGTTGGTGTCCATGTATCACTTTTGGACGGATTGCTGAGATTACAGATAAAGGAACAACAT CTTGTGCTGTGAGTGGAGCAATTTTTGGATTGCTTATGTGCTTCACTGGTTGCAGCTGCCTGTACTCATGCCTCTACCGGTCCAAATTAAGGACGCAATACATGTTAGAGGAGAGTCCTTGCAATGACTGTTTGGTTCACTGCTGCTGTCAGTCTTGCGCCCTGTGCCAAGAGTACCGTGAGCTCGAGCACCGTGGATTCGACATGGCTAGTG GTTGGCAAGAGAGTTTGCAGGGACCAAGTGGCACCGTGGCTCCATCGGCTCCGGTAGGTGTGCAAGGCATGACCCGGTAG